A DNA window from Rhizobium sp. NXC14 contains the following coding sequences:
- a CDS encoding YbjN domain-containing protein: MNLMELEVERQSNPVDMIEYVASNNDWSFERSGEDEIAMTVEGRWADYHVSFSWMEEFEALHLGCAFDIKVPDIRVNEVVKLLSAINGQVLMGHFDLWRQEDVVIFRQSLLLAGGAEPTNRQVEVLLSSALDTCEAYFQAFQFVVWSGMDAAKAMEAVLFETVGEA, from the coding sequence ATGAACCTGATGGAATTGGAAGTCGAGCGTCAGTCGAACCCGGTCGATATGATCGAGTACGTGGCCTCCAACAACGACTGGTCGTTCGAGCGGTCCGGCGAGGACGAGATCGCGATGACGGTCGAGGGACGCTGGGCGGACTATCATGTTTCCTTTTCCTGGATGGAGGAATTCGAGGCGCTGCATCTTGGCTGCGCTTTCGATATCAAAGTCCCCGACATCAGGGTCAACGAGGTGGTCAAACTGCTCTCGGCGATCAACGGGCAGGTCCTGATGGGTCATTTCGATCTCTGGCGTCAGGAAGATGTCGTCATCTTCAGGCAGTCGCTGCTGCTTGCAGGCGGCGCGGAGCCGACCAATCGCCAGGTAGAGGTGCTGCTTTCCAGTGCGCTCGACACATGCGAAGCCTATTTCCAGGCATTCCAGTTCGTTGTCTGGTCCGGCATGGACGCGGCTAAGGCGATGGAAGCCGTGCTGTTCGAAACGGTAGGCGAGGCATAA